Proteins from a single region of Theobroma cacao cultivar B97-61/B2 chromosome 10, Criollo_cocoa_genome_V2, whole genome shotgun sequence:
- the LOC18587236 gene encoding protein NRT1/ PTR FAMILY 5.4, with protein sequence MDSLVAPVTTQIGHTKSSRGGWNAAIFIIFVEMAERFAFYGLAGNLITYLTNNLGQPIATAVKNVNTWVGVSYIFPLLGAFIADSYLGRFKTIIASSIIYFLGMVLLSLSVSVIPKHSREAVFFTALYLLAIGEGGHKPCVQAFAADQFDENNPEEKAAKSSFFNWWYLGIVTGSSLAIVAVVYLQDNVSWTAGFGVLAGSLAVAFALFLIGIKRYRKQSPVGSQFTRVAQVLVAAAKKWRVSETHGGRGICLEDQSSDCYACGQTRGRTLVRTKQFRFLDKAMIIDDVDDMSMTRNPWRLCSLNQVEEVKLVLCLIPIWLSGLMFFVVVAQLQTFFVKQGSTMIRSMGSNFQVPAAAMQCIVGLTVLIAVPIYDRVFVPIARKVFGHRTGITMLQRIGIGLLVAIVNMVVAGFIETKRINTAKNYGLVDSPKIVVPMSIWWLLPQYVLIGIGDVFTIVGLQELFYDQMPEGIRSLGAAVFVSVVGVGSFINNAIIAILQKITSRNENVWLGNNFNRAHLNYFYWVLAGLNAVNFCVYLWIANRFVYKRIGSDETRDERELENQGYSN encoded by the exons ATGGATAGCTTAGTTGCTCCAGTTACAACCCAAATTGGCCATACAAAATCTTCCAGAGGAGGCTGGAATGCAGCCATTTTCATAATAT TTGTCGAGATGGCTGAGAGATTTGCTTTCTATGGCTTGGCTGGTAATCTGATCACATATCTAACAAATAATCTTGGGCAGCCAATAGCCACAGCAGTAAAAAATGTCAATACTTGGGTTGGTGTCtcctatatttttcctttacttGGAGCTTTCATTGCTGATTCTTACCTTGGCCGCTTCAAAACCATTATTGCATCGTCTATCATCTACTTCCTG GGTATGGTTTTATTGAGTTTATCAGTCTCGGTAATTCCTAAGCATTCCAGGGAAGCTGTGTTTTTCACAGCACTTTATTTATTAGCCATAGGAGAAGGAGGGCACAAACCCTGCGTTCAAGCCTTTGCTGCAGATCAATTCGATGAGAACAATCCTGAAGAGAAGGCTGCCAAAAGTTCATTCTTTAACTGGTGGTACCTAGGGATAGTTACTGGGTCTTCTCTGGCAATAGTTGCTGTTGTTTATCTGCAG GATAATGTTAGCTGGACAGCAGGATTTGGAGTGCTAGCAGGGTCATTGGCAGTGGcatttgcattgtttttgattgGAATCAAGAGGTACCGAAAGCAGAGTCCTGTTGGGAGCCAGTTCACTCGGGTGGCTCAGGTCTTAGTTGCAGCGGCAAAGAAGTGGCGCGTGAGTGAGACGCACGGTGGCAGGGGCATTTGTTTGGAAGATCAGAGTAGTGACTGCTATGCTTGTGGTCAAACTAGGGGCCGCACCTTGGTTCGTACAAAGCAATTCAG ATTTTTGGATAAAGCCATGATCATTGACGATGTTGATGACATGAGCATGACCAGGAATCCTTGGCGGCTTTGTTCATTGAACCAAGTGGAAGAAGTTAAGCTTGTACTTTGCCTCATCCCCATATGGTTGAGTGGCTTGATGTTCTTTGTTGTGGTAGCTCAATTACAAACCTTTTTCGTCAAGCAAGGCAGCACAATGATCAGATCAATGGGATCCAATTTCCAGGTTCCTGCAGCAGCTATGCAATGCATTGTAGGTCTCACAGTTCTCATCGCTGTCCCAATTTATGATCGGGTTTTTGTCCCTATAGCTCGAAAAGTATTTGGACATCGGACAGGAATAACAATGCTACAAAGGATAGGAATCGGTTTGCTTGTCGCTATAGTTAACATGGTTGTTGCAGGCTTCATAGAGACCAAAAGGATTAACACTGCAAAAAACTATGGCCTTGTTGACAGCCCGAAAATTGTAGTGCCAATGAGCATATGGTGGTTACTTCCACAATACGTGCTCATTGGAATTGGAGATGTGTTTACCATTGTTGGACTACAAGAATTGTTCTATGATCAAATGCCTGAAGGAATAAGAAGCTTAGGAGCTGCTGTTTTTGTAAGTGTAGTGGGAGTTGGGAGCTTTATCAACAATGCTATCATCGCTATTCTGCAAAAGATTACCTCAAGGAATGAAAATGTATGGTTGGGCAATAATTTTAATCGTGCACACCTTAACTACTTCTATTGGGTGTTGGCAGGGTTGAATGCTGTGAATTTTTGTGTTTATCTGTGGATTGCTAATAGGTTTGTATACAAAAGGATTGGAAGTGATGAAACAAGGGACGAGAGAGAGTTGGAAAATCAGGGCTActccaattaa